The following are encoded in a window of Echeneis naucrates chromosome 19, fEcheNa1.1, whole genome shotgun sequence genomic DNA:
- the mrtfba gene encoding myocardin-related transcription factor B isoform X2, whose protein sequence is MAFVNVDTLSNCCTRFRARAVLQLRLQQRRTREQLVDQGIMPPLKSPAAFHGQIRSLERARTENFLKHKIRSRPERAELVRMHILQETGAEPSLQATQMKLKRARLADNLNEKIAQRPGPMELVEKNILPVDSSVKQAIIVGQVNYPKVLDEDSCDALSPEQPASQESQSSVPSPGESKIPETPSPAAALAPPALTSTMLQALPVATQAPSDFVRMMSSNEPPASRPAITPAPSKPGPTLVKQSHQKTPSEKSRSKKGKDPKPRVKKLKYHQYVPPDQKQEAIEAPMDSSYARLLQQQQLFLQLQILSQQQQHYNYQTILPASLKSVAEGQSSTANSLPTSIVVSLPTAPPPPPLPPTPVRPNNSLSNFKPGVLPANLEEMKVAELKLELKLRGLPVSGTKTDLIERLKPFQDNPTTSATIPSPATTTSITMEATNTPTPTAAIVFPVQQVASENMSATPPVSPIPTDPSILQQDVGMSEAPEAQIVSSGMAGPWSSPRSPFQVPEEKDRRLHEKERQIEELMRKLEQEQKLVEELKMQLEVEKRGQSSTADCVSVSPKLTSTSVMNPVPTVLNSNVVKMEGTVLSNCSSTTATIPNSVLGSQALTNTLPTVVKLEDVTVSAGKPIQLQAQTQLITQIQPPAQPQVTTSPQLIPQAQRSPKLQSQAQSQSPAPSLQQFFISHPGGVSQVLGQPQTLLTTSGQPQTLLTATGQTGAQILLPVSLPNNAATIQLQPVLQATVSKPGLVQASVPQLQTTKMETTPSQQLANHSPLLQTLTVCNNTSGLENQTRPEMNPQHFLRNSPESRVSPRASPNHHISNGPHAKASSPQPTFILQPTSLITQPPKTREPPRYEDAVKQSRNMHMNNVSQVPSATSQQMDDLFDILIESGEIPPFIQQDAPVSLNKTVPVTANITTLPVITALSRPPPQIHLAPPPSLSPVIDPSLSSLSSLATDNQLEAFLEGTLADTSTVSDPRTQGLMEELQAQLMEQQPYSPMDTSDLSFCDSSSPPSSLNMALSDPTLDNMEWLDLTMPPGPAGALTPLGIPSDFLDTHDLQLHWD, encoded by the exons ATGGCCTTTGTGAATGTAGACACACTCAGCAACTGCTGCACTAGGTTCAGAGCAAGAGCAG TCCTGCAGTTGAGGCTTCAACAAAGGCGAACCCGGGAACAGCTGGTGGACCAAGGCATCATGCCAC CTCTCAAGAGCCCAGCAGCCTTTCATGGGCAGATTCGCAGCTTGGAGAGAGCCAGG actgagAATTTTCTGAAGCACAAGATCCGCAGTCGTccagagagagcagagctggTCAGGATGCACATCCTGCAAG AGACTGGAGCAGAGCCCTCATTACAGGCCACCCAGATGAAGCTGAAGAGAGCCAGACTGGCTGACAACCTGAATGAGAAGATCGCCCAGAGGCCTGGCCCAATGGAGCTGGTAGAGAAAAACATCCTGCCAGTTGATTCCAGTGTTAAACAGGCCATCATCG tgGGCCAGGTGAATTATCCCAAGGTGCTTGATGAAGACAGTTGTGATGCCCTGTCCCCGgagcagccagccagccaggAGTCTCAGAGCTCTGTCCCTTCACCGGGAGAGAGCAAAATACCAGAGACACcctctccagctgcagctctaGCACCACCAGCACTAACCAGCACCATGCTGCAG GCCCTCCCAGTAGCTACACAAGCACCATCAGACTTTGTGAGAATGATGTCTAGCAATGAGCCTCCCGCCAGCCGCCCCGCTATCACTCCTGCTCCCTCAAAGCCCGGCCCAACACTGGTGAAA CAAAGCCATCAGAAGACGCCCTCAGAAAAGAGTCGCAGTAAGAAGGGCAAAGATCCAAAGCCCAGGGTGAAAAAGCTCAAATACCACCAGTATGTTCCTCCAGACCAGAAGCAGGAGGCCATTGAAGCACCAATGGACTCATCTTATGCACGACtactgcaacagcagcagctgttcctCCAGCTGCAGATCCTCagccaacaacagcagcactaCAACTACCAGACTATATTACCAGCATCACTCAA ATCTGTGGCAGAGGGTCAGAGCAGCACTGCCAACAGCCTGCCAACCTCCATCGTGGTGTCTTTGCCCACtgcaccccccccacctcctctgcctccaaCTCCAGTTCGGCCAAACAACTCGCTGTCCAACTTCAAGCCTGGAGTCTTGCCTGCCAACCTAGAGGAGATGAAG gTGGCAGAACTGAAACTGGAGCTAAAACTTCGTGGTCTCCCAGTATCAGGTACCAAGACTGATCTGATAGAGAGGCTGAAGCCTTTCCAGGACAATCCCACCACATCTGCCACCATTCCCTCTcctgccaccaccacctccatcaCCATGGAGGCCACCAACACCCCTACCCCCACCGCAGCCATAGTCTTCCCAGTTCAGCAAGTGGCTTCAGAGAACATGAGTGCCACGCCACCAGTCTCACCCATCCCCACAGATCCTTCCATCCTTCAGCAGGATGTAGGGATGTCTGAGGCTCCTGAGGCACAGATTGTGAGCTCTGGCATGGCAGGCCCATGGTCTTCTCCTCGCTCGCCTTTTCAAGTCCCTGAAGAAAAGGACAGGAGGCTGCACGAGAAGGAGCGGCAGATAGAGGAGTTGATGAGGAAGTTGGAGCAGGAGCAAAAGCTGGTAGAGGAGCTAAAGATGCAGCTGGAGGTGGAAAAGAGAGGCCAGAGTAGCACTGctgactgtgtctctgtgtctcccaAACTCACCTCTACATCGGTCATGAATCCTGTTCCTACTGTCCTCAATTCAAATGTGGTAAAAATGGAGGGCACAGTGTTGTCAAACTGTTCATCCACTACTGCTACCATCCCAAACTCTGTCCTGGGTTCCCAGGCTCTCACAAACACCCTACCAACTGTGGTGAAGCTGGAGGATGTGACTGTTTCTGCTGGCAAGCCGATCCAGCTTCAGGCCCAAACCCAGCTCATCACTCAGATCCAGCCTCCAGCCCAGCCCCAGGTGACCACCAGCCCACAGCTTATCCCCCAAGCACAGAGAAGTCCAAAACTTCAGAGCCAGGCCCAGTCTCAATCCCCAGCTCCCAGTCTGCAGCAGTTCTTCATTAGCCACCCAGGTGGAGTCTCCCAAGTTCTGGGTCAGCCTCAGACCTTATTAACCACATCTGGACAACCGCAGACTCTGCTGACCGCAACTGGCCAGACTGGGGCTCAAATCCTCCTCCCAGTCTCACTACCCAACAACGCTGCTACAATCCAGCTGCAG CCTGTTCTCCAGGCCACCGTCTCCAAACCAGGCCTGGTCCAGGCCTCAGTCCCTCAGCTGCAGACCACTAAGATGGAGACGACACCCAGTCAGCAGTTAGCCAACCACAGCCCACTGCTCCAG ACTCTGACAGTGTGCAATAACACTAGTGGCTTAGAGAATCAGACTAGACCTGAGATGAATCCTCAGCATTTCCTCAGAAACTCTCCAGAGAGCAGGGTCTCTCCACGGGCTTCACCCAACCACCACATCTCTAACGGACCCCATGCTAAG GCCTCTTCTCCCCAGCCTACCTTCATCCTCCAGCCCACCTCTCTTATTACTCAGCCGCCTAAGACAAGAGAGCCTCCCCGCTACGAGGACGCTGTCAAACAGAGCCGCAATATGCACATGAACAATGTTTCACAG GTTCCCTCGGCAACCAGCCAGCAAATGGATGACTTGTTCGACATCCTTATAGAGAGTGGAG AAATCCCCCCATTCATTCAGCAGGATGCCCCAGTGTCCCTCAATAAGACCGTCCCTGTCACAGCTAATATCACCACCCTGCCTGTGATCACCGCCCTCTCTCGACCACCTCCACAGATTCATTTGGCCCCTCCGCCCAGTCTGAGCCCCGTCATTGACCCCAGCTTGTCCAGCCTCTCTTCTCTGGCCACCGACAATCAGCTGGAGGCTTTTCTGGAAGGGACATTGGCTGACACGTCCACAGTCTCAGACCCACGCACACAGGGCTtgatggaggagctgcaggccCAACTGATGGAACAGCAACCCTACTCACCCATGGACACATCAGACCTGTCATTCTGCGAttcctcctcacctccctccTCACTAAACATGGCCCTGTCTGACCCGACACTGGACAATATGGAGTGGCTGGACCTCACCATGCCCCCGGGTCCTGCTGGGGCACTCACACCACTGGGGATCCCTTCAGACTTCCTGGATACACACGACCTCCAGCTGCATTGGGACTGA
- the LOC115059909 gene encoding cell death-inducing p53-target protein 1 produces MDSRFPQTFSEIQTGTEPGYEQQFESGSRQATPQPESCRPPLELIKFRIQQLHNRRFLLQRRQHFRSNEVTCEDEEDVGELEEIQKELEELLVRKKQLEKQGNRPFSGQQDACPTFSTSETPYGGIYLLPPPQLIQEDTTSKQTVNRTPAYETPETSAVELVPVDRLVGKSAVVQCPSCEEVVQTVTCRTVGETTWILCCLLSAMGCVSGCCLIPFFSDKMKDVQHHCPRCQALISTHHPL; encoded by the exons ATGGACAGCAGGTTTCCTCAGACTTTCAGTGAGATACAAACTGGGACGGAGCCAGGATATGAGCAGCAGTTTGAGTCCGGATCCAGGCAGGCGACGCCACAGCCAGAAAGCTGCCGCCCGCCGCTGGAGCTCATCAAATTTCGCATACAGCAGCTCCACAACAGGCGTTTCCTTCTGCAGAGGCGGCAGCACTTCAGGAGCAATGAAG TTACGTGTGAGGACGAAGAGGACGTGGGTGAGCTGGAGGAGATtcagaaggagctggaggagctgctggttaGAAAGAAGCAGCTGGAGAAACAAGGAAACAGGCCCTTCTCCG GTCAGCAGGATGCATGTCCCACTTTTTCCACAAGTGAGACACCTTATGGAGGGATCTACTTGCTGCCGCCTCCTCAGCTCATCCAAGAGGACACCACGTCCAAACAGACAGTGAACAGGACCCCCGCATATGAGACGCCAGAGACATCAGCAGTGGAGCTGGTTCCAG TGGACCGTCTGGTTGGAAAGTCAGCCGTCGTCCAGTGTCCGTCCTGCGAAGAAGTTGTCCAAACAGtgacctgcaggacagtggGGGAGACGACGTGGATACTCTGTTGCTTGCTCTCTGCGATGGG GTGTGTCTCAGGCTGCTGCTTGATCCCTTTCTTCTCTGACAAGATGAAGGATGTCCAACACCACTGTCCCCGCTGCCAGGCTCTCATCAGTACCCATCATCCACTGTAA
- the mrtfba gene encoding myocardin-related transcription factor B isoform X1: MMEPQASQWQLGAKGDCGMSSLLVPSPQSEAVTHEMEELSLQPTQSLPPLSERKNVLQLRLQQRRTREQLVDQGIMPPLKSPAAFHGQIRSLERARTENFLKHKIRSRPERAELVRMHILQETGAEPSLQATQMKLKRARLADNLNEKIAQRPGPMELVEKNILPVDSSVKQAIIVGQVNYPKVLDEDSCDALSPEQPASQESQSSVPSPGESKIPETPSPAAALAPPALTSTMLQALPVATQAPSDFVRMMSSNEPPASRPAITPAPSKPGPTLVKQSHQKTPSEKSRSKKGKDPKPRVKKLKYHQYVPPDQKQEAIEAPMDSSYARLLQQQQLFLQLQILSQQQQHYNYQTILPASLKSVAEGQSSTANSLPTSIVVSLPTAPPPPPLPPTPVRPNNSLSNFKPGVLPANLEEMKVAELKLELKLRGLPVSGTKTDLIERLKPFQDNPTTSATIPSPATTTSITMEATNTPTPTAAIVFPVQQVASENMSATPPVSPIPTDPSILQQDVGMSEAPEAQIVSSGMAGPWSSPRSPFQVPEEKDRRLHEKERQIEELMRKLEQEQKLVEELKMQLEVEKRGQSSTADCVSVSPKLTSTSVMNPVPTVLNSNVVKMEGTVLSNCSSTTATIPNSVLGSQALTNTLPTVVKLEDVTVSAGKPIQLQAQTQLITQIQPPAQPQVTTSPQLIPQAQRSPKLQSQAQSQSPAPSLQQFFISHPGGVSQVLGQPQTLLTTSGQPQTLLTATGQTGAQILLPVSLPNNAATIQLQPVLQATVSKPGLVQASVPQLQTTKMETTPSQQLANHSPLLQTLTVCNNTSGLENQTRPEMNPQHFLRNSPESRVSPRASPNHHISNGPHAKASSPQPTFILQPTSLITQPPKTREPPRYEDAVKQSRNMHMNNVSQVPSATSQQMDDLFDILIESGEIPPFIQQDAPVSLNKTVPVTANITTLPVITALSRPPPQIHLAPPPSLSPVIDPSLSSLSSLATDNQLEAFLEGTLADTSTVSDPRTQGLMEELQAQLMEQQPYSPMDTSDLSFCDSSSPPSSLNMALSDPTLDNMEWLDLTMPPGPAGALTPLGIPSDFLDTHDLQLHWD, from the exons ATGATGGAGCCCCAGGCTTCCCAGTGGCAACTTGGAGCAAAGGGGGATTGTGGGATGTCAAGTCTGCTTGTGCCCAGTCCCCAGAGCGAGGCTGTGACCCATGAGATGGAGGAGCTGTCGCTGCAGCCCACACAGAGTCTGCCTCCGCTCAGTGAACGCAAAAATG TCCTGCAGTTGAGGCTTCAACAAAGGCGAACCCGGGAACAGCTGGTGGACCAAGGCATCATGCCAC CTCTCAAGAGCCCAGCAGCCTTTCATGGGCAGATTCGCAGCTTGGAGAGAGCCAGG actgagAATTTTCTGAAGCACAAGATCCGCAGTCGTccagagagagcagagctggTCAGGATGCACATCCTGCAAG AGACTGGAGCAGAGCCCTCATTACAGGCCACCCAGATGAAGCTGAAGAGAGCCAGACTGGCTGACAACCTGAATGAGAAGATCGCCCAGAGGCCTGGCCCAATGGAGCTGGTAGAGAAAAACATCCTGCCAGTTGATTCCAGTGTTAAACAGGCCATCATCG tgGGCCAGGTGAATTATCCCAAGGTGCTTGATGAAGACAGTTGTGATGCCCTGTCCCCGgagcagccagccagccaggAGTCTCAGAGCTCTGTCCCTTCACCGGGAGAGAGCAAAATACCAGAGACACcctctccagctgcagctctaGCACCACCAGCACTAACCAGCACCATGCTGCAG GCCCTCCCAGTAGCTACACAAGCACCATCAGACTTTGTGAGAATGATGTCTAGCAATGAGCCTCCCGCCAGCCGCCCCGCTATCACTCCTGCTCCCTCAAAGCCCGGCCCAACACTGGTGAAA CAAAGCCATCAGAAGACGCCCTCAGAAAAGAGTCGCAGTAAGAAGGGCAAAGATCCAAAGCCCAGGGTGAAAAAGCTCAAATACCACCAGTATGTTCCTCCAGACCAGAAGCAGGAGGCCATTGAAGCACCAATGGACTCATCTTATGCACGACtactgcaacagcagcagctgttcctCCAGCTGCAGATCCTCagccaacaacagcagcactaCAACTACCAGACTATATTACCAGCATCACTCAA ATCTGTGGCAGAGGGTCAGAGCAGCACTGCCAACAGCCTGCCAACCTCCATCGTGGTGTCTTTGCCCACtgcaccccccccacctcctctgcctccaaCTCCAGTTCGGCCAAACAACTCGCTGTCCAACTTCAAGCCTGGAGTCTTGCCTGCCAACCTAGAGGAGATGAAG gTGGCAGAACTGAAACTGGAGCTAAAACTTCGTGGTCTCCCAGTATCAGGTACCAAGACTGATCTGATAGAGAGGCTGAAGCCTTTCCAGGACAATCCCACCACATCTGCCACCATTCCCTCTcctgccaccaccacctccatcaCCATGGAGGCCACCAACACCCCTACCCCCACCGCAGCCATAGTCTTCCCAGTTCAGCAAGTGGCTTCAGAGAACATGAGTGCCACGCCACCAGTCTCACCCATCCCCACAGATCCTTCCATCCTTCAGCAGGATGTAGGGATGTCTGAGGCTCCTGAGGCACAGATTGTGAGCTCTGGCATGGCAGGCCCATGGTCTTCTCCTCGCTCGCCTTTTCAAGTCCCTGAAGAAAAGGACAGGAGGCTGCACGAGAAGGAGCGGCAGATAGAGGAGTTGATGAGGAAGTTGGAGCAGGAGCAAAAGCTGGTAGAGGAGCTAAAGATGCAGCTGGAGGTGGAAAAGAGAGGCCAGAGTAGCACTGctgactgtgtctctgtgtctcccaAACTCACCTCTACATCGGTCATGAATCCTGTTCCTACTGTCCTCAATTCAAATGTGGTAAAAATGGAGGGCACAGTGTTGTCAAACTGTTCATCCACTACTGCTACCATCCCAAACTCTGTCCTGGGTTCCCAGGCTCTCACAAACACCCTACCAACTGTGGTGAAGCTGGAGGATGTGACTGTTTCTGCTGGCAAGCCGATCCAGCTTCAGGCCCAAACCCAGCTCATCACTCAGATCCAGCCTCCAGCCCAGCCCCAGGTGACCACCAGCCCACAGCTTATCCCCCAAGCACAGAGAAGTCCAAAACTTCAGAGCCAGGCCCAGTCTCAATCCCCAGCTCCCAGTCTGCAGCAGTTCTTCATTAGCCACCCAGGTGGAGTCTCCCAAGTTCTGGGTCAGCCTCAGACCTTATTAACCACATCTGGACAACCGCAGACTCTGCTGACCGCAACTGGCCAGACTGGGGCTCAAATCCTCCTCCCAGTCTCACTACCCAACAACGCTGCTACAATCCAGCTGCAG CCTGTTCTCCAGGCCACCGTCTCCAAACCAGGCCTGGTCCAGGCCTCAGTCCCTCAGCTGCAGACCACTAAGATGGAGACGACACCCAGTCAGCAGTTAGCCAACCACAGCCCACTGCTCCAG ACTCTGACAGTGTGCAATAACACTAGTGGCTTAGAGAATCAGACTAGACCTGAGATGAATCCTCAGCATTTCCTCAGAAACTCTCCAGAGAGCAGGGTCTCTCCACGGGCTTCACCCAACCACCACATCTCTAACGGACCCCATGCTAAG GCCTCTTCTCCCCAGCCTACCTTCATCCTCCAGCCCACCTCTCTTATTACTCAGCCGCCTAAGACAAGAGAGCCTCCCCGCTACGAGGACGCTGTCAAACAGAGCCGCAATATGCACATGAACAATGTTTCACAG GTTCCCTCGGCAACCAGCCAGCAAATGGATGACTTGTTCGACATCCTTATAGAGAGTGGAG AAATCCCCCCATTCATTCAGCAGGATGCCCCAGTGTCCCTCAATAAGACCGTCCCTGTCACAGCTAATATCACCACCCTGCCTGTGATCACCGCCCTCTCTCGACCACCTCCACAGATTCATTTGGCCCCTCCGCCCAGTCTGAGCCCCGTCATTGACCCCAGCTTGTCCAGCCTCTCTTCTCTGGCCACCGACAATCAGCTGGAGGCTTTTCTGGAAGGGACATTGGCTGACACGTCCACAGTCTCAGACCCACGCACACAGGGCTtgatggaggagctgcaggccCAACTGATGGAACAGCAACCCTACTCACCCATGGACACATCAGACCTGTCATTCTGCGAttcctcctcacctccctccTCACTAAACATGGCCCTGTCTGACCCGACACTGGACAATATGGAGTGGCTGGACCTCACCATGCCCCCGGGTCCTGCTGGGGCACTCACACCACTGGGGATCCCTTCAGACTTCCTGGATACACACGACCTCCAGCTGCATTGGGACTGA